In Ascochyta rabiei chromosome 11, complete sequence, the following are encoded in one genomic region:
- a CDS encoding Glucan 1,3-beta-glucosidase, whose protein sequence is MATGAPHHEVEDSDEEVFASETVQDDDEAATTGRWYHAAEAGIKWALSAGHSEMSTAERRGRPVYSKLETRSSAELDRQDPNVTTPSRSLRSFRLPKNKSHIAIMVAFSVGALLLALRVFSAAAPSTAAPVAAPAPQASQAAASGYWLADIKRQGVAPYNANKDAYKVFRNVKDYGAKGDGTTDDTEAINKAVSDGARCGKGCDSSTTTPAIVYFPSGVYAVSAPLIQYYYTQFVGDINNLPTLKATAAFEGMAVIDADPYENDGSNWFTNQNNFYRQVRNFVIDISAAKATAGIHWQVSQATSLQNIVFEMAKGEAGANQKGIFQDNGSGGFMTDLVFNGGGIGAFLGSQQFTSRNMTFNDCGTAIYMNWNWLWTMKSIFINNCKVGLDMANSPSNQTVGSVLMLDSKLVNTPVGVNTSFTQDSIPTTGGTLILENVDFTGSESAVIGAAGNVIVKGGSKVEAWAQGNAMAAGSAQGRVQGDITNSPQRPQVLMGDNGWFERSKPQYGDVDVSKFVSLKSKGAKGDGSTDDTAAIQSAIDGLQDGEILYVDHGAYVITKTVVIPAEKNVKIQGEVYPMFFISGEFFGNMDDPKPGFQVGAKSGDKGTFEMNDAIIGTQGPAPGGILMEWNINAEAGKAGLWDVHFRVGGYEGTKLQSSNCAKNPNATHDANPACIGSFMQLHITKQSNGYFENVWLWTADHELDQADHGQIDIYNGRGMIVESQGPVWLVGTASEHSQMSQYHFQGAKDIWYGAIQTETPYYQPNPKANVPFTKNDKYFDPDFSEGSTSAWAVRVIDSSSIWNYGAGTYSFFSNYDQVCVTGQNCQEHINEITNSSNVNWFGLSSKASVNMITSNGKGLVKDADNRSNFCSTLAIFAQP, encoded by the exons ATGGCCACAGGGGCTCCGCATCATGAGGTGGAAGACAGTGACGAGGAGGTATTCGCTTCAGAGACAGTGCAAGACGACGATGAAGCGGCGACAACAGGGCGGTGGTATCACGCCGCGGAAGCAGGTATAAAGTGGGCATTATCGGCTGGGCATAGCGAGATGAGCACCGCAGAGCGAAGAGGTCGACCCGTCTATTCGAAACTTGAAACAAGGAGCTCTGCCGAACTTGATAGGCAAGACCCCAACGTTACTACT CCTTCGCGCTCACTTCGATCTTTCCGACTACCAAAAAACAAATCTCACATAGCCATCATGGTGGCGTTCAGCGTTGGTGCGCTCCTATTGGCGCTGCGCGTCTTTAGCGCCGCCGCTCCCTCCACAGCTGCTCCTGTCGCGGCCCCAGCACCACAAGCATCGCAGGCCGCTGCCTCTGGGTACTGGCTTGCCGACATCAAGCGTCAGGGTGTAGCTCCCTACAATGCGAACAAGGACGCCTACAAGGTTTTCCGTAACGTCAAGGATTACGGCGCCAAGGGTGATGGCACCACCGATGATACAGAGGCCATCAATAAAGCTGTCTCCGACGGTGCCCGCTGCGGCAAGGGCTGCGACTCTTCTACCACTACACCGGCTATTGTCTACTTCCCTAGCGGTGTTTACGCGGTGTCAGCTCCTCTGATCCAATACTATTACACCCAGTTTGTCGGTGACATCAACAACCTCCCAACCCTCAAAGCCACCGCTGCTTTCGAGGGCATGGCTGTGATTGATGCAGATCCCTACGAAAACGACGGTTCCAACTGGTTCACAAACCAGAACAACTTCTATCGTCAGGTCCGTAACTTCGTAATCGATATCTCAGCGGCCAAGGCCACGGCTGGTATCCACTGGCAAGTCTCCCAGGCCACCTCGCTCCAGAACATCGTCTTCGAGATGGCCAAGGGCGAGGCTGGTGCCAACCAGAAGGGTATCTTCCAAGACAACGGCTCCGGTGGTTTCATGACCGACCTTGTATTCAACGGTGGCGGCATCGGTGCTTTCCTTGGGTCTCAGCAGTTTACCTCTCGCAACATGACCTTCAACGACTGCGGCACTGCCATCTACATGAACTGGAACTGGCTATGGACCATGAAGAGCATCTTCATCAACAACTGCAAGGTCGGTCTCGACATGGCCAACAGCCCCTCAAATCAGACCGTTGGCTCTGTTCTCATGCTTGACAGCAAGCTTGTCAACACTCCCGTTGGTGTCAACACTTCCTTTACTCAGGACAGCATCCCCACCACTGGTGGCACCCTCATTCTTGAGAACGTCGACTTCACTGGTTCCGAATCAGCCGTTATTGGCGCCGCTGGCAACGTCATTGTTAAGGGTGGCAGCAAGGTCGAGGCCTGGGCTCAGGGTAACGCTATGGCTGCTGGCTCCGCTCAAGGTCGTGTCCAGGGTGACATCACCAACAGTCCGCAACGCCCTCAGGTCCTTATGGGCGATAACGGTTGGTTCGAGCGCAGCAAACCGCAGTATGGCGATGTCGATGTCTCCAAGTTTGTCAGCCTCAAGTCCAAGGGCGCTAAGGGTGACGGTTCCACCGACGACACTGCCGCTATCCAGTCTGCCATCGATGGCCTCCAAGACGGCGAGATCCTTTACGTTGACCACGGTGCTTATGTCATCACCAAGACCGTTGTCATCCCCGCCGAGAAGAACGTCAAGATTCAGGGTGAGGTCTACCCTATGTTCTTCATCTCTGGCGAGTTCTTCGGCAACATGGACGACCCCAAGCCCGGTTTCCAGGTCGGCGCCAAGTCCGGTGACAAGGGTACTTTCGAGATGAACGACGCCATCATCGGTACTCAGGGCCCCGCTCCCGGTGGTATCCTGATGGAGTGGAACATCAACGCCGAAGCTGGCAAGGCTGGTCTCTGGGATGTCCACTTCCGTGTTGGTGGCTACGAAGGCACCAAGCTTCAGTCCTCCAACTGCGCCAAGAACCCCAACGCTACTCACGATGCCAACCCTGCCTGCATCGGCTCTTTCATGCAGCTCCACATCACCAAGCAATCCAACGGTTACTTCGAGAATGTTTGGCTGTGGACTGCTGACCACGAGCTCGACCAGGCCGATCACGGCCAGATCGACATCTACAACGGTCGCGGCATGATTGTCGAGTCCCAGGGCCCTGTCTGGCTTGTCGGTACCGCTTCCGAGCACTCTCAGATGTCTCAGTACCACTTCCAGGGCGCAAAGGACATCTGGTACGGTGCCATCCAGACCGAGACCCCTTACTACCAGCCCAACCCCAAGGCCAACGTGCCTTTCACCAAGAACGACAAGTACTTCGACCCTGACTTCTCTGAGGGTTCCACGTCTGCCTGGGCTGTTCGAGTCATCGACAGCTCCAGCATCTGGAACTACGGCGCGGGTACCTACTCGTTCTTCAGCAACTACGATCAAGTTTGTGTCACGGGCCAGAACTGCCAGGAGCACATCAACGAAATCACAAACTCTTCCAACGTCAACTGGTTCGGTCTGTCGTCCAAGGCTTCCGTCAACATGATTACCTCCAACGGCAAGGGTCTGGTCAAGGATGCCGACAACCGCAGCAACTTCTGCTCTACACTCGCCATCTTTGCGCAGCCGTAG
- a CDS encoding Acetylxylan esterase, translating into MHASTLLSLLPLLAVSSAAPMDDVKRAVSASCPSYTIINTRGTGEAQGPSAGFRTMNGRIIAALSGGKIYNTVYPAGVDQYSAAGTQDIINKITSTLASSPNECFILEGYSQGAAATVNAMPRLTGANLNAVKGVFLIGDPAHKAGLTCNVDNNGGTTTRNVNGLSARIGTTIPSNWVSKTLDVCILVSAFLLLDMFTPRRRNSTLTRYFRVMVYATLRTARASTHSICSTPTTRPRRTWVPVMSPSSWEAHKLTSRVGGWFFFSTSCIHRYTSLCMHSAICTPT; encoded by the coding sequence ATGCACGCCTCAACTCTCCTCTCCCTTCTCCCTCTCCTCGCAGTATCCTCCGCTGCCCCAATGGACGACGTCAAGCGCGCCGTATCCGCAAGCTGCCCCTCCTACACCATCATCAACACGCGCGGCACAGGAGAAGCCCAAGGACCATCCGCGGGCTTCAGGACCATGAACGGACGCATAATTGCCGCGCTGTCCGGGGGCAAAATCTACAACACCGTCTACCCCGCCGGTGTCGACCAATACTCCGCAGCAGGGACCCAAGATATCATCAACAAGATTACCAGCACGCTTGCATCGAGCCCCAACGAGTGCTTCATCCTCGAGGGCTACTCCCAGGGCGCGGCGGCTACCGTCAACGCCATGCCGAGACTGACAGGCGCGAACCTCAATGCCGTCAAGGGTGTGTTTCTCATCGGCGACCCGGCGCACAAGGCTGGGTTGACGTGCAATGTGGACAACAACGGCGGCACGACGACACGCAACGTCAACGGTCTGTCTGCGAGGATTGGGACGACGATTCCGAGCAACTGGGTGTCCAAGACGCTCGACGTGTGTATTCTCGTGAGtgcttttcttctactcGACATGTTTACTCCAAGGCGGAGGAACAGCACACTGACAAGATACTTCAGGGTGATGGTGTATGCGACACTACGAACGGCCAGGGCATCAACGCACAGCATCTGCAGTACCCCAACGACACGCCCACGCAGAACCTGGGTACCAGTTATGTCACCAAGCAGTTGGGAGGCTCATAAACTTACGAGTCGAGTTGGTGGTTGGTTTTTCTTTTCAACATCATGTATACATAGATATACATCACTTTGCATGCATTCTGCCATATGCACACCGACATAA
- a CDS encoding Acetylxylan esterase — translation MHASTLLSLLPLLAVSSAAPMDDVKRAVSASCPSYTIINTRGTGEAQGPSAGFRTMNGRIIAALSGGKIYNTVYPAGVDQYSAAGTQDIINKITSTLASSPNECFILEGYSQGAAATVNAMPRLTGANLNAVKGVFLIGDPAHKAGLTCNVDNNGGTTTRNVNGLSARIGTTIPSNWVSKTLDVCILGDGVCDTTNGQGINAQHLQYPNDTPTQNLGTSYVTKQLGGS, via the exons ATGCACGCCTCAACTCTCCTCTCCCTTCTCCCTCTCCTCGCAGTATCCTCCGCTGCCCCAATGGACGACGTCAAGCGCGCCGTATCCGCAAGCTGCCCCTCCTACACCATCATCAACACGCGCGGCACAGGAGAAGCCCAAGGACCATCCGCGGGCTTCAGGACCATGAACGGACGCATAATTGCCGCGCTGTCCGGGGGCAAAATCTACAACACCGTCTACCCCGCCGGTGTCGACCAATACTCCGCAGCAGGGACCCAAGATATCATCAACAAGATTACCAGCACGCTTGCATCGAGCCCCAACGAGTGCTTCATCCTCGAGGGCTACTCCCAGGGCGCGGCGGCTACCGTCAACGCCATGCCGAGACTGACAGGCGCGAACCTCAATGCCGTCAAGGGTGTGTTTCTCATCGGCGACCCGGCGCACAAGGCTGGGTTGACGTGCAATGTGGACAACAACGGCGGCACGACGACACGCAACGTCAACGGTCTGTCTGCGAGGATTGGGACGACGATTCCGAGCAACTGGGTGTCCAAGACGCTCGACGTGTGTATTCTC GGTGATGGTGTATGCGACACTACGAACGGCCAGGGCATCAACGCACAGCATCTGCAGTACCCCAACGACACGCCCACGCAGAACCTGGGTACCAGTTATGTCACCAAGCAGTTGGGAGGCTCATAA
- a CDS encoding Valine--pyruvate aminotransferase translates to MTAFSPHNIAGSATSTKKLINLLRGWPNHTLLPTQLLDRSAHKVLTNNSIAFPALEYGPDHGDPRLRKHLASWLTTFFGPQEPITDDRIAISGGASQNLAVLLNVFTDPSYTRNVWFVAPAYHLSFRVVQDAGFHDKFRAIPEDDEGIDIEYFKNEIKKVEEKANSQGISQPKHKPASRPWAKIYKHVIYAVPTFSNPSSKTMSLRRREELVRVAREYDALVITDDVYDFLQWPASVASESQAVSVEKAHLPRIVDIDRHLDGGAERAGADGFGNAVSNMSFSKISSPGLRCGWCEGTPRFVSGVAEVGSTHSGGAPSQFTSNILAETMESGELQRHVKERLQPAYGKRYRSMIRAINDHLVPLGVRLPQTDRDIVGGYFIWLTLPDGMEGGALVERAREDENVVVAQGELFEVPGDNIHPRTCFKNDIRVCFAWEDTNALVEGVERLATVIRAMQLEQNTTGSYKIRLRVEQEAKNFW, encoded by the exons ATGACAGCCTTCTCCCCGCACAACATCGCCGGGTCGGCGACCAGCACGAAGAAGCTAATCAATCTTCTGAGAGG ATGGCCGAATCACACCTTGCTGCCAACGCAGCTGCTTGATAGATCTGCCCATAAAGTGCTCACCAACAACTCCATTGCATTTCCGGCCTTGGAATACGGCCCGGATCATGGAGACCCACGTTTGCGCAAGCATCTTGCGTCGTGGTTGACGACCTTCTTCGGGCCTCAGGAGCCTATCACGGACGATCGAATAGCCATCTCGGGAGGAGCATCGCAGAACCTGGCCGTCTTACTGAACGTCTTCACTGATCCTTCGTACACTCGGAACGTGTGGTTCGTAGCGCCAGCATACCATCTTTCCTTCCGAGTGGTCCAAGATGCTGGGTTCCACGACAAGTTCCGAGCAATACCAGAAGACGACGAAGGTATAGATATTGAATACTTCAAGAATGAGATCAAGAAGGTCGAAGAGAAAGCGAATAGTCAGGGCATTTCACAACCC AAACACAAACCTGCATCACGGCCCTGGGCAAAGATATACAAACACGTCATCTATGCTGTCCCCACGTTCTCAAATCCTTCGTCCAAGACAATGAGTCTCAGGCGACGAGAAGAGCTCGTACGGGTGGCGAGGGAGTACGATGCACTCGTCATCACGGACGATGTGTACGATTTCCTTCAGTGGCCAGCCAGCGTTGCATCCGAGTCCCAGGCTGTGTCTGTAGAGAAGGCTCACCTACCCCGAATCGTCGACATCGACCGCCACTTGGATGGTGGTGCTGAACGAGCGGGCGCCGATGGCTTCGGTAATGCGGTATCGAACATGAGCTTTTCCAAGATTTCCAGTCCTGGCTTGAGATGTGGCTGGTGCGAGGGCACACCAAGATTCGTGTCTGGTGTTGCAGAAGT GGGCTCCACCCACTCAGGCGGTGCACCCAGCCAGTTCACATCCAACATACTGGCTGAGACCATGGAGTCTGGTGAACTTCAACGTCATGTAAAGGAGCGACTGCAACCAGCATACGGCAAGCGGTACCGTTCGATGATCAGGGCTATCAACGACCACCTGGTACCACTTGGTGTCCGCCTGCCTCAGACAGATCGCGATATTGTCGGTGGATACTTCATTTGGCTCACTTTACCAGACGGTATGGAAGGTGGTGCTCTCGTGGAACGTGCTAGAGAAGATGAGAACGTTGTCGTTGCACAG GGTGAGCTCTTTGAG GTCCCCGGTGACAACATCCACCCACGCACGTGTTTCAAGAACGACATCAGAGTTTGCTTCGCA TGGGAAGACACGAATGCGCTAGTCGAAGGCGTCGAGCGCCTCGCAACTGTCATCCGTGCGATGCAACTTGAGCAGAACACTACTGGCAGCTACAAGATCCGGCTCCGAGTGGAGCAGGAGGCGAAGAACTTCTGGTAA
- a CDS encoding lumenal Hsp70 protein, protein MAPPGRRRNSLSPATMLLGLLFLFSSTASAASAVLGVDLGTEYIKAALVKPGVPLEIVLTKDSRRKETSAVAFKPSKSGALPQGSFPERFYGADAMALQARFPGDIYPNLKHLLGVSSDSDAVKVYSGRYPALHITPTEGRKTVSFESSIFSAEEEKSFSVEEVLAMVLKNVRENAKVLAGTGYDVQDVVFTVPPFYTVEERRALEVSAKLAGFKVLSIVSDGVAVGLNYATGRTFPTVNGKEPGKPEINLVFDMGAGSASATVLQFQGKSVKDVGKRNKTVQEVNVLGTSWDRTLGGDALNSLIVDDMVNTFLDLPAAKSASITAEKVNTHGRTAAKLFKEAERIRQVLSANQATQAFFEGLFEDLDLKYKLDRPKFEQLTADVAARIDGPIHKALEAAGLTVEDVDSIIIHGGATRTPFVQARLEAVAGKDKIRANVNSDEAAVFGAAFKAAGLSPSFRVKEIRDSDTQGYSHGIEYKHNLKTYDKNIFTPSTKLGATKDLPFNMMGEFELTVYQSVPRVSGKDTKEPTLLFKSLNLTSTVTKLIDTDGCDRDSFNNYVQVRLSPVTGTPEVTSAWVTCEATDESKGGIVDGVKNLFGMGGKKDQEALKEDESTSESASASKPSSSSKSSKGSKSSSAAAAEASDDGKPKKKIVKSAITYDVRQLGYEKHARKDFKKMQDRLAAFDASDRARRVREEVLNSLEAFTYRARDYFDDTDFVAVCTEATRTELKTKLNDASDWVHSEGPNADEKTLRAKLKELEDIVNPVLRRRRESWKRPRAVTDLEETIGGMKEVLELINNQIAEQVTYSSKSAEAASKSSASPSPSPSVDPLDDLEEGDLEAAPSASATPEIEEVPTIYTEEDRMKIEEATAKAKKWLEETQAKQNKLQGHDEPVLTVDELKSQKKQLDDVVREMMMKKMKHFKPPKPKATPKPKAKKPSKAKKSSTASEKPTETPIVKADEAEAEQPDAQALADRQREEIENEGPKVDSFGSGGPTEQALREALEKAGVKWDPEKYKNYVGNKDKHDEL, encoded by the exons ATGGCGCCCCCCGGACGCCGGAGAAACAGTCTCTCCCCGGCAACCATGCTGCTcggcctcctcttcctcttctcctcgACCGCCTCGGCCGCATCAGCTGTGCTGGGCGTCGACCTGGGCACCGAGTACATCAAGGCTGCCCTCGTCAAGCCCGGCGTTCCCCTTGAGATTGTCCTCACCAAGGACTCGCGACGAAAGGAGACGTCTGCCGTCGCATTCAAGCCCTCCAAAAGCGGTGCCCTCCCCCAAGGTTCTTTTCCCGAGCGCTTCTACGGCGCCGACGCCATGGCCCTCCAGGCTCGCTTCCCCGGCGACATATACCCCAACCTGAAGCACCTCTTGGGTGTCTCGAGCGACAGCGATGCGGTCAAGGTCTACAGCGGAAGATATCCAGCGCTCCACATCACGCCCACCGAAGGACGCAAGACGGTCAGCTTCGAGAGCAGCATCTTCTCCGCTgaggaggagaagagctTTTCGGTCGAGGAAGTGCTGGCCATGGTCCTCAAGAATGTGCGCGAGAATGCAAAGGTACTGGCTGGTACCGGCTACGACGTCCAAGATGTCGTCTTCACGGTTCCTCCCTTCTACACGGTGGAGGAGAGGCGCGCGCTCGAGGTCTCGGCGAAGCTCGCAGGCTTCAAAGTCCTCAGCATTGTCAGCGATGGCGTGGCTGTCGGTCTCAACTACGCGACCGGCAGGACGTTTCCCACCGTCAACGGCAAGGAGCCAGGCAAGCCCGAGATCAACCTCGTCTTCGACATGGGTGCTGGATCTGCGTCTGCGACAGTTCTGCAGTTCCAGGGCAAGTCTGTCAAGGATGTTGGCAAGCGCAACAAGACTGTTCAGGAAGTGAACGTCCTTGGAACTAGCTGGGACAGGACACTTGGAGGCGATGCGTTGAACTCGCTTATTGTTGACGACATGGTCAACACCTTCCTCGACCTGCCCGCGGCGAAGAGCGCCTCCATCACGGCTGAGAAAGTCAACACCCACGGACGAACCGCCGCGAAGCTTTTCAAGGAGGCTGAGAGGATCCGTCAAGTTCTCAGCGCCAACCAGGCCACCCAAGCTTTCTTTGAAGGTCTCTTTGAGGACCTCGATCTCAAGTACAAGCTCGACCGCCCCAAGTTCGAGCAGCTTACAGCCGACGTTGCTGCCCGTATTGATGGTCCCATCCATAAGGCTTTGGAGGCTGCTGGTCTGACTGTCGAAGATGTCGATTCTATTATTATTCACGGCGGTGCTACACGCACACCCTTTGTGCAAGCTCGCCTGGAGGCTGTTGCTGGTAAGGACAAGATTAGGGCCAATGTCAACTCCGACGAGGCCGCCGTTTTTGGCGCAGCCTTCAAGGCTGCCGGGTTGAGCCCCTCGTTCCGTGTCAAGGAAATCCGCGACTCCGATACCCAGGGCTATAGCCATGGCATCGAGTACAAGCACAACCTCAAGACCTATGACAAGAATATCTTCACTCCAAGCACCAAGCTCGGCGCAACCAAGGACCTGCCTTTTAACATGATGGGCGAGTTCGAGTTAACCGTCTACCAGTCCGTCCCTCGCGTCAGTGGCAAGGACACCAAAGAGCCTACCCTTTTGTTCAAGAGCCTCAACTTGACCAGCACTGTCACCAAGCTGATCGACACCGATGGCTGCGACCGCGACTCTTTCAACAACTATGTTCAGGTCAGGCTGAGCCCTGTCACCGGTACTCCAGAAGTCACATCTGCTTGGGTCACTTGCGAAGCCACTGATGAGAGCAAAGGTGGCATTGTGGACGGCGTCAAGAACCTGTTCGGTATGGGCGGTAAGAAGGACCAGGAGGCACTAAAGGAGGACGAGAGCACTTCTGagtctgcttctgcttccaAGCCTTCGTCTTCATCCAAGTCTTCGAAGGGATCCAAGTCCTCTTCCGCTGCGGCAGCTGAGGCCTCGGACGACGGAAAgcctaagaagaagatagtaaagTCTGCAATCACCTACGACGTTAGGCAGCTTGGTTATGAAAAGCATGCCCGTAAGGACTTCAAGAAGATGCAAGATAG ACTTGCCGCTTTCGATGCTTCTGACAGGGCTCGTCGCGTCCGTGAGGAAGTCCTCAACTCGCTCGAAGCCTTCACTTACCGTGCTCGCGACTACTTCGACGATACTGATTTCGTTGCCGTATGCACCGAAGCGACTCGCACTGAGCTCAAGACAAAGCTCAACGATGCTTCCGACTGGGTCCACTCCGAGGGCCCCAACGCTGACGAGAAGACTCTTCGCGCCAAGCTCAAAGAGCTTGAGGACATTGTCAACCCCGTCCTTCGTCGTAGGCGCGAGTCCTGGAAGCGCCCCCGCGCCGTCACCGACCTCGAGGAGACTATCGGTGGTATGAAGGAAGTCCTTGAACTCATCAACAACCAGATTGCCGAGCAGGTCACGTACAGCTCTAAGAGCGCCGAAGCAGCATCCAAGTCTTCTGCTTCGCCTTCGCCATCCCCCTCGGTCGACCCACTCGATGATCTCGAGGAAGGTGACCTGGAAGCCGCCCCCTCTGCGTCTGCGACCCCCGAGATCGAAGAAGTTCCAACCATCTACACCGAGGAAGACCGCATGAAGATCGAGGAGGCGACAGCCAAGGCAAAGAAGTGGCTCGAGGAGACCCAGGCCAAGCAGAACAAGCTTCAGGGCCACGATGAGCCCGTCCTCACCGTCGACGAGCTCAAGAGCCAGAAGAAGCAACTCGATGATGTCGTCAGGGAGATGATGATGAAGAAGATGAAGCACTTCAAGCCTCCTAAGCCCAAGGCGACACCCAAGCCCAAGGCAAAGAAACCCTCTAAGGCTAAGAAGAGTAGCACTGCCTCCGAGAAGCCAACAGAAACCCCCATCGTTAAGGCGGATGAGGCCGAGGCTGAGCAACCAGACGCACAAGCTCTGGCTGACCGCCAGCGTGAAGAGATTGAGAACGAAGGCCCAAAGGTCGATTCGTTTGGTAGCGGCGGCCCAACGGAGCAAGCGCTGAGGGAGGCGCTGGAGAAGGCAGGCGTCAAGTGGGATCCGGAGAAGTACAAGAACTACGTCGGAAACAAGGACAAACACGACGAGCTGTAA
- a CDS encoding mitochondrial transport protein: MTSSLPGTRDLPSSQFDLSTYWGRVQHAANISDPRTLFTSSAGLQNAKQLVTAYKTGKTRDMTPELWSAKKIIDSTIHPDTGEPVLLPFRMSAFVLSNLVVTGGMLTPNLTTAGTLGWQVANQSLNVAINYSNANKATPLATSTIVKSYFLAVSASCGVAYGLNAAVPRLKSLSPNAKLIAGRLVPFAAVAFAGVLNVFLMRGEEIKHGIPVFPVLSEEEKKRVETGDLEVKPLGKSKKAATIAVGETAVSRVLNATPIMVLPPLLLVRLQKTQWLKQRPRMTTPINLGLIFATSIFALPLALGAFPQRESVSATSLEPEFHARGGKGGMVEFNRGI, from the exons ATGACTTCCTCTTTGCCTGGTACGCGCGATCTCCCGAGCTCTCAGTTCGATCTCAGCACATATTGGGGTCGCGTGCAGCATGCGGCCAATATTTCAGACCCGAG GACGCTCTTCACATCCTCTGCTGGCCTTCAAAATGCCAAACAACTCGTCACCGCGTACAAGACGGGCAAAACAAGGGACATGACGCCTGAGCTGTGGAGCGCAAAGAAGATCATCGACTCGACGATCCACCCTG ACACTGGCGAGCCAGTCCTCCTACCGTTCCGCATGTCGGCCTTTGTGCTGTCCAACTTGGTCGTCACCGGGGGCATGCTCACGCCCAACCTCACG ACAGCAGGAACACTCGGCTGGCAAGTAGCCAACCAGTCGCTCAACGTCGCCATCAACTACTCCAACGCTAACAAAGCCACCCCGCTCGCGACCTCGACCATTGTCAAGTCCTACTTCCTCGCCGTCAGCGCGTCCTGCGGTGTTGCCTATGGGCTCAATGCCGCTGTTCCGCGCCTGAAGAGCCTCTCGCCCAACGCCAAGCTCATCGCCGGCCGCCTCGTCCCCTTCGCAGCTGTCGCGTTTGCCGGTGTGCTCAACGTCTTCCTGATGCGCGGCGAAGAGATCAAGCACGGCATCCCCGTCTTCCCTGTCCTGAgcgaagaagagaagaagcgcGTGGAGACGGGTGACTTGGAGGTCAAGCCGCTAGGCAAGAGTAAGAAGGCGGCGACCATCGCAGTGGGGGAGACGGCTGTCAGTCGCGTGCTCAATGCGACGCCTATCATGGTCCTGCCGCCTCTCCTCTTGGTCAGGCTGCAGAAGACACAGTGGCTGAAGCAGAGGCCCAGGATGACAACGCCCATCAACTTGGGATTGATCTTTGCGACGAGCATCTTCGCCTTGCCGCTTGCGCTCGGTGCGTTCCCACAGAGGGAGAGCGTCAGCGCAACTTCACTAGAGCCTGAGTTCCACGCACGTGGCGGCAAGGGCGGCATGGTTGAGTTCAACAGAGGTATCTGA